In Crinalium epipsammum PCC 9333, the following are encoded in one genomic region:
- a CDS encoding four-carbon acid sugar kinase family protein — translation MASKPKIIVLDDDPTGSQTVHSCLLLTQWDVDTLSLGLNDDSPIFFVLTNTRALTLEKAAEVMREVCRNLKSAIASTNTQDFLIVSRSDSTLRGHYPVETDVIAQELGGFDAHFLVPAFFEGGRFTRDSIHYLIVNGVPTPVHQTEFARDSVFGYHHSYLPDYVAEKTQGLILANKVERFLLADIRAGSLERLLKLNNNQCGVVDGETQADLDTFAADIITAASQGKRFLFRSAASILTSLANLGQQPTPAEEMSQYVRGGRPGAIIVGSHVKKTTEQLENLLQEPGIVGIEIDVAHLVDDSPAQRAKLLSQNLESIHQAYNSGKTPVVYTSRQELTFDNVQTRLQFGVAVSALLMDIVQGLPSDIGFLISKGGITSNDVLSTGLALTSARLLGQILPGCSIVRTPANHPQFPNLPVVLFPGNVGDAHALATAFRRLSNHS, via the coding sequence ATGGCAAGCAAACCAAAAATTATTGTCCTTGATGATGATCCAACTGGTTCACAAACAGTCCACAGTTGCCTACTGCTGACGCAGTGGGATGTAGATACCCTAAGTTTGGGGTTAAATGATGACTCGCCAATTTTCTTTGTGCTGACGAATACTAGGGCGCTGACTCTAGAAAAAGCGGCTGAGGTGATGCGAGAAGTATGTCGTAATTTGAAAAGTGCGATCGCATCCACCAATACCCAAGATTTTCTCATAGTCAGCCGTTCTGATTCCACCCTGCGCGGACATTATCCAGTTGAAACCGATGTTATTGCACAAGAATTAGGTGGATTTGATGCTCATTTCTTAGTCCCAGCTTTCTTTGAAGGCGGACGCTTCACCCGTGACAGTATACATTACCTCATAGTCAACGGTGTCCCCACACCTGTACATCAAACAGAATTTGCCCGTGATTCCGTCTTCGGCTATCATCACAGCTACTTACCAGACTATGTAGCAGAAAAAACTCAAGGTCTTATCCTAGCTAACAAAGTAGAACGCTTTTTACTTGCAGATATCCGTGCTGGTAGTTTAGAACGCCTCTTAAAACTGAATAATAATCAATGTGGCGTTGTCGATGGTGAAACTCAAGCCGACTTAGACACCTTTGCAGCAGATATTATCACAGCAGCAAGTCAAGGAAAACGCTTTTTATTCCGCAGTGCTGCCAGCATTTTAACCTCCCTTGCCAATTTGGGACAGCAACCAACACCTGCGGAGGAAATGTCTCAATATGTGCGAGGCGGGAGACCAGGGGCAATAATTGTCGGTTCCCATGTTAAAAAGACAACTGAGCAGTTAGAAAATTTACTACAAGAACCAGGTATAGTAGGCATCGAAATAGATGTTGCTCATTTAGTGGATGATTCCCCTGCACAACGCGCAAAACTACTATCACAAAACTTAGAAAGCATTCATCAAGCCTATAATTCTGGTAAAACACCCGTAGTTTACACTAGCCGCCAAGAACTAACATTTGACAACGTACAAACGCGCCTACAGTTTGGGGTAGCAGTTTCAGCTTTATTAATGGATATCGTGCAGGGTTTACCCTCAGATATTGGTTTTCTAATTAGTAAAGGCGGAATTACTTCAAATGATGTCTTGAGTACAGGACTTGCTTTAACATCGGCGCGGCTTCTCGGTCAAATTTTACCAGGATGTTCCATAGTACGCACACCCGCCAATCATCCACAATTTCCCAATTTGCCAGTAGTGCTGTTTCCAGGTAATGTAGGTGATGCTCATGCCTTAGCAACAGCTTTTCGGAGATTAAGTAATCACAGTTGA
- a CDS encoding bestrophin family protein: MSNKTSRSFIGKYHLYSGEKLHWLPLIFYLLKAIVPNILSWVIFCGFYGFLISLLYSIDSPVALPDENGFVTQAVLSFNIGLTLLLVFRTNTAHERFWEGRKLWGALVNASRNLARDLWIVVKENDQKDREEKEAILRLIIAFPVAMKLHLRAEPVNQQLAALMPETQYLRIRDTQHPPLQIAFWISDYLQHQNDINHLNIYQLTRLHKLVDELVDILGGCERILKTPLPLIYTILLRKLVLVYCLVLPFEIVKDLHWWTGVLTAFVSFTLLSIEQIGAEIEEPFGHDPSDLPLDVICTTIRRNIEELIALAPISTRSQR, encoded by the coding sequence ATGAGCAATAAGACGAGCCGTTCTTTTATAGGTAAGTATCATCTATATAGTGGCGAAAAACTTCATTGGCTTCCCCTAATTTTTTACCTTTTAAAAGCCATTGTCCCCAACATTTTGTCATGGGTAATATTTTGTGGATTTTATGGATTTTTAATATCTCTACTATACTCTATAGATAGCCCAGTAGCATTGCCCGATGAAAACGGTTTTGTGACTCAAGCCGTATTAAGTTTTAACATTGGTTTAACGCTATTATTAGTTTTCCGTACAAATACTGCTCACGAAAGGTTTTGGGAAGGGCGTAAACTTTGGGGTGCTTTAGTGAATGCTTCCCGTAACTTAGCTCGTGATCTTTGGATAGTAGTTAAAGAAAACGACCAAAAAGATAGAGAAGAAAAAGAAGCAATACTAAGATTAATTATTGCATTTCCTGTCGCAATGAAACTACATCTTAGAGCCGAGCCTGTCAATCAACAATTAGCGGCTTTGATGCCTGAAACTCAATATTTACGGATTAGAGATACCCAGCATCCTCCGCTACAGATTGCTTTTTGGATAAGTGATTATTTGCAACATCAAAATGATATTAACCATCTTAATATTTATCAGTTAACTCGTTTACATAAATTAGTAGATGAATTAGTAGATATTTTAGGAGGCTGCGAACGAATTTTAAAAACACCCCTGCCCCTAATTTACACCATTCTCCTCAGAAAACTGGTATTAGTTTATTGTTTGGTATTGCCTTTTGAAATAGTAAAAGATTTACATTGGTGGACTGGTGTATTAACAGCCTTTGTCTCTTTTACCCTGTTAAGTATTGAACAAATTGGCGCGGAAATTGAAGAACCTTTTGGTCACGATCCTAGCGATCTACCATTGGATGTTATTTGTACTACTATCAGGCGCAATATTGAAGAATTAATTGCACTGGCTCCGATTAGCACTCGATCGCAAAGATGA
- the tnpA gene encoding IS200/IS605 family transposase, with amino-acid sequence MQRNFTQLYLHCIWATWDRLPLTTPDIKDIVYAAIIKECQQLGCTVIAIGGIADHIHLLTSFTPTLTISELIGKAKGSSSHLITHEIKPNEFFKWQGGYGVFTVSQNNLDQIGNYIRNQPAHHNQKNLISQWEI; translated from the coding sequence ATGCAAAGAAACTTTACCCAATTATATCTACATTGCATTTGGGCAACCTGGGATCGTTTACCTCTAACCACACCCGATATTAAAGATATTGTATACGCAGCTATTATCAAAGAATGCCAGCAATTAGGCTGCACAGTAATTGCCATTGGTGGCATAGCAGATCACATACATTTACTAACTAGCTTTACCCCAACCTTAACTATATCTGAACTTATCGGCAAAGCTAAAGGTAGTTCATCCCATCTCATCACCCATGAAATTAAACCTAATGAATTTTTTAAATGGCAAGGAGGTTATGGAGTTTTTACAGTCAGTCAAAACAACCTAGATCAAATTGGTAACTACATTAGAAACCAACCTGCACACCATAATCAAAAAAACCTAATATCTCAATGGGAAATATAA
- a CDS encoding phosphoketolase family protein codes for MTTVTQAQAFCEGIQYFGEPLPGFETYGKSAAIVEGKIAIADPTDVGAVFQTLLAADALRYLTLQITASKASGHPGGFASSVEAYAALVMLGYKNILTEVGHHAPGFYSAMFLDRSLEDMGINTVQQLRDRYREKHGLLGHLSGYIPGILAPAGPLGQGQHFAMAAALLHKDKLFPFTLGDGGLGEPYIMSSMGHFHTAYPSATNFLPVLVWNGFSQEHHSMVSTKTNEEMIAYWRGNGFEEVVLVNAKDFDDQNQPGDYIDSTAFSFKQRLAFTEAVLVGIDQAARSALNGKLTVFIIKQLKGAGVHARGAKSHNLYPKDTLDSQHISAALKTRALSPAAWELVRTNCERAGGGSAAKTAVTEFELPLPELGELPLTEHPVGGEAKVSTTEMGRLVGKVGQIDKNFIVTNADGNEASGIANINQALKIIHPTSDELYNQTPDGQVYEPLSEDACAGLAVGLCLMGARTLWCSYESFAINGLPIWQTVTQAMAELRRQTPSTITLYTAGALEQGRNGWTHQRPEIEAYFAAMMRNGNIFPLFPPDANSIQVCYDWALSTKNKGIVITASKSPLPIRTTFEQAHQALEDGAIVLHEIPGDRTVVFAVIGDMTLLPVFEAAAFLETEGIGVRIVSIVNPRRLYRPHDVAWDTCSQPDGDFLDDAKFAEIFDGNALIGVTGGASAMLEPVMLRSNCKRDTFAWKRGETTASAGELMAFNGLTAEALTKRAIELVH; via the coding sequence ATGACTACGGTTACTCAAGCTCAGGCTTTTTGTGAAGGAATTCAATATTTTGGCGAACCGCTACCAGGTTTTGAGACTTACGGTAAGTCTGCTGCCATTGTAGAAGGTAAAATAGCGATCGCAGATCCAACTGACGTAGGCGCAGTTTTTCAAACCTTACTAGCGGCAGATGCGCTACGCTACCTAACGCTCCAAATCACAGCTAGTAAAGCATCTGGACACCCAGGCGGTTTTGCGAGTTCTGTTGAAGCTTATGCTGCTTTAGTAATGCTGGGGTACAAGAATATCCTTACTGAAGTAGGACATCACGCCCCTGGATTTTATAGTGCCATGTTTTTAGATCGATCGCTCGAAGACATGGGCATAAATACAGTACAACAATTGCGCGATCGCTACCGCGAAAAACACGGACTTCTCGGACACCTCTCCGGTTATATCCCTGGTATTCTCGCTCCTGCTGGTCCACTGGGACAAGGGCAACACTTCGCAATGGCAGCAGCATTATTACACAAAGATAAACTATTCCCCTTCACATTAGGCGATGGTGGATTAGGCGAACCATATATTATGAGCAGCATGGGGCATTTCCACACTGCTTATCCTAGCGCGACTAACTTTTTACCCGTCTTAGTGTGGAATGGTTTCAGCCAAGAACATCACAGCATGGTTTCCACCAAAACCAATGAAGAAATGATTGCTTATTGGCGTGGTAACGGTTTTGAAGAAGTTGTGCTAGTAAATGCCAAAGACTTTGACGATCAAAACCAACCAGGAGATTATATTGATAGCACAGCCTTTTCCTTCAAACAGCGCCTTGCATTTACCGAAGCTGTATTAGTAGGAATTGACCAAGCAGCGCGTTCTGCCTTAAATGGTAAGCTGACAGTATTCATTATCAAACAGCTTAAAGGTGCAGGTGTTCACGCCAGAGGTGCAAAATCCCATAACCTTTATCCTAAAGATACTTTAGATAGTCAACACATTTCCGCAGCCCTGAAAACACGCGCCTTATCTCCTGCTGCATGGGAACTTGTACGCACAAACTGCGAACGTGCTGGGGGTGGTTCTGCTGCTAAAACAGCAGTAACAGAATTTGAGCTACCATTGCCAGAATTAGGAGAATTACCTTTAACGGAACATCCCGTAGGTGGAGAAGCCAAAGTTTCCACGACAGAAATGGGGCGGTTAGTTGGTAAAGTAGGACAAATTGATAAAAATTTCATAGTCACCAACGCTGACGGTAACGAAGCATCTGGTATTGCTAACATCAACCAAGCTTTAAAAATTATCCACCCCACCAGCGACGAACTTTATAACCAAACACCAGACGGACAAGTTTACGAACCTTTAAGTGAAGACGCTTGTGCAGGTTTAGCCGTTGGTTTATGTTTGATGGGTGCTAGAACTTTGTGGTGTTCTTACGAATCATTTGCCATCAACGGTTTACCAATTTGGCAAACTGTCACGCAAGCAATGGCAGAATTGCGCCGTCAAACTCCTTCAACTATTACCTTATATACAGCAGGTGCATTAGAACAAGGACGCAACGGTTGGACACATCAACGTCCTGAAATCGAAGCATACTTTGCAGCGATGATGCGGAATGGTAATATTTTCCCCTTATTTCCACCCGATGCAAATAGCATTCAAGTTTGTTACGACTGGGCATTAAGTACTAAGAATAAAGGAATTGTGATTACAGCGAGTAAATCACCTTTACCAATTCGTACAACTTTTGAACAAGCGCATCAAGCATTAGAAGATGGTGCAATAGTATTGCATGAAATTCCAGGTGATAGAACAGTAGTTTTTGCTGTTATCGGGGATATGACACTATTACCTGTATTTGAAGCAGCAGCATTTTTAGAAACCGAAGGTATTGGAGTGCGGATAGTTTCTATTGTTAACCCCCGTCGTTTATATCGTCCCCATGATGTTGCTTGGGATACCTGTTCTCAACCCGATGGCGACTTTTTAGATGATGCCAAATTTGCAGAAATATTTGATGGTAATGCCTTAATTGGTGTTACAGGTGGCGCATCTGCAATGTTAGAACCTGTGATGTTAAGGAGTAATTGTAAGCGCGATACTTTTGCATGGAAACGTGGAGAAACTACCGCCAGTGCAGGTGAATTGATGGCGTTTAATGGGTTGACTGCGGAGGCGTTAACGAAACGTGCGATCGAGTTAGTGCATTAA
- the crtO gene encoding beta-carotene ketolase CrtO yields the protein MESYDVIIIGAGHNGLVCAAYLLKEGYSVLLLERRSIPGGGATTEEVMPEEAPGFSFNLCSIDHEFIHLGPVVEELELEKYGLEYLYCDPVVFCPHPDGKYFLAHGSVEKTCAEIAQFNTRDAEKYAEFTNFWQRVIGMMIPVFNAPPKSVIDMAGNYDLAKMKDLFSLLGGPDKTLDFIRTMFTSPRDVLEEWFDEEFLKAPLSRLASELGAPPSQKTISVGAIMMAMRHNPGMARPRGGSGALTEALLKLVKSKGGVVLCDHPVEKILVDDGKAVGVRVAGGKEFRAKKGVISNIDAKRLFLNMVDAGDVDKADSELRERLDRRIVNNNESVVKVDLALSEIPRFEHHNHRDEYLIGSVLIADSVNQVEVAHSDPTVGKIPEDPSLYVVVPTVLDPSMAPEGKHTMWIEFFAPYQIAGKDGTGMKGTGWTNELKEQVGDRIINKIADYAPNLKNSIIARHIESPPELAERTGFLKGNHYHIDMTLDQMVFFRPLPELANYKTPIDGLYLTGAGTHPGGSISGMPGRNCARVFLHTQQPISQTLKDAKESLKSTVKSVFGGS from the coding sequence ATGGAATCATACGATGTAATCATAATTGGCGCAGGTCACAATGGGCTAGTTTGCGCTGCTTATCTATTAAAAGAAGGTTACAGCGTGCTGCTACTCGAAAGGCGCTCTATTCCTGGGGGAGGAGCAACAACAGAAGAAGTAATGCCTGAAGAAGCACCTGGTTTTAGTTTCAACCTTTGTTCTATCGACCATGAATTTATTCATCTTGGTCCTGTTGTCGAAGAATTAGAACTAGAGAAGTATGGATTAGAGTATCTATACTGTGATCCTGTTGTCTTTTGCCCACATCCAGACGGTAAATATTTTTTAGCCCACGGTTCTGTTGAAAAAACTTGTGCAGAAATTGCTCAGTTTAATACCCGTGATGCCGAAAAGTATGCCGAATTTACTAACTTTTGGCAAAGAGTTATCGGCATGATGATTCCGGTATTTAATGCCCCGCCTAAGTCTGTAATTGATATGGCGGGTAATTATGATCTTGCCAAAATGAAAGATTTATTTTCTCTGTTGGGAGGACCTGATAAAACATTAGATTTTATTCGGACAATGTTCACCAGTCCTCGCGATGTTTTAGAGGAGTGGTTTGATGAGGAATTTCTCAAAGCCCCTCTTTCCAGGTTAGCTTCAGAATTGGGTGCGCCTCCTTCCCAAAAAACTATTTCTGTTGGTGCGATTATGATGGCAATGCGTCATAATCCTGGTATGGCAAGACCACGCGGTGGTAGTGGCGCATTAACCGAAGCGTTACTTAAATTGGTTAAGAGCAAAGGTGGTGTAGTTCTTTGCGATCATCCAGTAGAAAAGATTTTGGTTGATGATGGTAAAGCTGTAGGCGTTCGCGTTGCTGGCGGTAAGGAATTTCGAGCAAAGAAAGGTGTAATCTCTAATATTGATGCCAAGCGCCTATTCTTAAATATGGTGGATGCTGGTGATGTAGATAAGGCTGATTCGGAATTACGGGAACGTTTAGACCGCCGAATTGTTAACAATAATGAGAGTGTTGTTAAGGTAGATCTAGCTTTATCTGAAATACCTCGATTTGAACACCACAACCATCGAGATGAGTATTTAATTGGTTCTGTACTAATTGCTGATTCTGTAAATCAGGTAGAAGTAGCTCATAGTGACCCAACTGTGGGTAAGATTCCTGAAGATCCATCTTTATATGTGGTAGTGCCTACAGTACTTGATCCTTCAATGGCTCCAGAAGGTAAGCATACAATGTGGATTGAGTTTTTTGCACCTTACCAGATTGCGGGTAAAGATGGTACAGGGATGAAAGGTACAGGTTGGACTAATGAGTTGAAGGAACAAGTAGGCGATCGCATTATCAACAAAATAGCAGATTATGCACCCAATCTCAAAAACTCGATTATCGCTCGTCATATAGAAAGCCCCCCAGAATTAGCGGAACGTACAGGCTTTCTTAAAGGAAATCACTACCATATTGATATGACATTAGATCAAATGGTGTTTTTCCGCCCCCTACCAGAATTAGCTAATTATAAAACCCCTATTGATGGGTTATACCTCACAGGTGCGGGTACACATCCAGGTGGTTCAATTTCAGGTATGCCGGGACGCAATTGCGCTCGTGTCTTCCTGCACACCCAGCAGCCAATTAGTCAAACCCTCAAGGATGCTAAGGAATCTTTAAAATCAACAGTAAAATCTGTTTTTGGAGGTTCTTAA
- a CDS encoding thioesterase II family protein produces MLNTSKSTIGAWVTFPQPNPQANLRLFCFPYAGGSSVIFRTWANNLPKSIEVCPIELPGRGSRFIETPFTRLDLLVEAIAPSILPYLDKPFAFFGHSMGAVISFELTRLINRKYGLLPVHLLIAGRHAPQLSDRHPPIHTLPEPAFIQGLCRYNGMPKQVLENTELMEVFLPIIRADFAICETYNYTNDPPLSCPITAFGGLQDSETSVAELEAWRNQTNNSFSLHLLPGDHFFIQSDQLLLLQLISQVLT; encoded by the coding sequence ATGTTAAATACAAGCAAATCTACTATTGGTGCTTGGGTAACATTTCCTCAACCAAATCCTCAAGCAAATCTACGCTTATTTTGCTTTCCCTACGCTGGTGGCAGTAGTGTAATTTTTCGCACATGGGCTAATAATTTACCAAAAAGTATTGAAGTTTGCCCGATTGAACTTCCAGGGCGAGGATCTCGTTTTATCGAAACGCCTTTTACTCGTCTTGATTTACTTGTGGAAGCGATCGCACCTTCAATACTTCCCTACCTAGATAAACCTTTTGCTTTTTTCGGTCATAGTATGGGCGCGGTTATTAGCTTTGAACTGACGCGCCTCATCAATAGAAAATATGGTTTACTTCCAGTCCATCTCTTAATAGCAGGTCGCCACGCACCCCAACTGAGCGATCGCCATCCTCCTATTCATACCCTCCCAGAACCTGCTTTTATACAAGGATTATGCCGATACAATGGTATGCCTAAGCAAGTGCTAGAAAATACTGAATTAATGGAAGTATTTTTGCCTATTATTAGGGCAGATTTTGCCATTTGTGAAACCTATAATTACACTAACGACCCCCCACTTTCTTGCCCTATAACTGCTTTTGGTGGCTTACAAGATTCTGAAACTAGCGTAGCGGAACTAGAAGCTTGGCGCAACCAAACAAATAATTCCTTTTCATTACATCTACTACCTGGTGATCATTTCTTTATTCAATCAGATCAACTACTTCTACTACAGTTAATTAGCCAAGTGCTAACTTAG
- a CDS encoding MbtH family protein, with protein MDRENTEDTTIYKVVVNDEGQYSIWQADRENALGWHDAGKTGLKAECLAYIKEVWTDMRPLSLQKKMADMSPKE; from the coding sequence ATGGATAGAGAAAACACAGAAGACACTACAATTTACAAGGTCGTTGTAAATGATGAGGGTCAATATTCAATCTGGCAGGCTGACCGAGAGAATGCGCTAGGCTGGCATGACGCAGGCAAAACTGGTCTAAAAGCTGAATGTTTAGCTTACATCAAAGAAGTTTGGACTGATATGAGACCTTTAAGCCTTCAAAAGAAAATGGCTGATATGTCTCCAAAGGAATAA